From Aspergillus chevalieri M1 DNA, chromosome 4, nearly complete sequence, a single genomic window includes:
- a CDS encoding serine/threonine-protein kinase (COG:T;~EggNog:ENOG410Q6RP;~InterPro:IPR017441,IPR017892,IPR008271,IPR000961, IPR000719,IPR011009;~PFAM:PF00433,PF07714,PF00069;~go_function: GO:0004672 - protein kinase activity [Evidence IEA];~go_function: GO:0004674 - protein serine/threonine kinase activity [Evidence IEA];~go_function: GO:0005524 - ATP binding [Evidence IEA];~go_process: GO:0006468 - protein phosphorylation [Evidence IEA]), with the protein MSWKLTKKLKETHLAPLTNTFTRSSSTSTIKGNEPNEDTAQTPTVTSPNPDGISASESLVSPPVAPVKPGILIVTLHEGQGFSLSPHYQQIFNQHFQNSNGYGRPNSSSSHSAQGQAGSFIRHTRPQSTSAGINAAPTIHGRYSTKYLPYALLDFEKNQVFVDAVSGSPENPLWAGDNTAFKFDVSRKTELTVQFYLRNPAARQGAGRSEDIFLGAVKVHPRFEEAQPYVEDPKLSKKDNQKAAANHASQERGRGQLGAEWLDLQFGTGSIKIGVSFVENKQQSLKLEDFDLMKVVGKGSFGKVMQVMKKDTGRIYALKTIRKAHIISRSEVTHTLAERSVLAQINNPFIVPLKFSFQSPEKLYFVLAFVNGGELFHHLQREQRFDINRARFYTAELLCALECLHGFKVIYRDLKPENILLDYSGHIALCDFGLCKLDMKDEDRTNTFCGTPEYLAPELLVGNGYTKTVDWWTLGVLLYEMLTGLPPFYDENTNTMYRKILQEPLSFPGPEVVPPAARDLLTRLLDRNPQNRLGANGAAEIKSHHFFANIDWRKLLQRKYEPSFRPNVVDARDTANFDREFTQEAPQDSYVDGPVLSQTMQQQFEGWSYNRPVAGLGDAGGSVKDPSFGSIPE; encoded by the exons ATGTCGTGGAAACTCACCAAAA AGTTAAAGGAAACCCACCTTGCTCCTTTGACGAACACTTTTACCCGGTCTTCGTCCACATCCACCATCAAGGGTAATGAGCCGAATGAAGACACTGCGCAGACTCCGACCGTCACATCTCCTAACCCCGACGGAATCA GCGCCTCCGAGTCGCTCGTCTCCCCGCCTGTGGCCCCCGTGAAGCCCGGTATCCTCATCGTTACCCTCCACGAAGGCCAGGGTTTCTCTCTATCACCCCATTATCAACAGATTTTCAATCAACATTTCCAAAATAGCAATGGCTACGGCCGACCCAATTCCTCGTCGTCTCACTCCGCACAGGGACAGGCGGGTTCGTTTATCCGCCACACTCGTCCGCAGTCTACCAGCGCAGGGATAAACGCCGCTCCAACCATTCACGGTCGCTATTCTACCAAATATCTTCCCTACGCTCTTCTTGATTTTGAAAAGAACCAGGTTTTTGTCGACGCTGTTTCGGGATCGCCTGAAAACCCTCTCTGGGCCGGTGACAATACTGCTTTCAAATTCGATGTCTCTCGTAAGACCGAATTGACCGTTCAGTTCTATCTGCGGAACCCCGCGGCCCGCCAGGGTGCCGGTCGAAGCGAAGACATTTTCCTTGGTGCCGTCAAGGTGCATCCTCGTTTCGAGGAGGCTCAGCCCTACGTGGAGGACCCCAAGCTGAGCAAGAAGGACAACCAGAAGGCAGCGGCCAACCATGCCAGTCAGGAGCGTGGTCGGGGTCAGCTTGGTGCCGAATGGCTGGATCTTCAGTTCGGTACCGGTTCGATCAAGATTGGCGTCTCGTTCGTTGAGAACAAGCAGCAGAGTTTGAAACTGGAAGATTTCGATTTGATGAAGGTAGTGGGTAAAGGCAGTTTTGGCAAGGTCATGCAGGTCAT GAAGAAGGACACTGGTCGAATCTACGCCCTCAAGACAATTCGCAAAGCCCATATCATCTCCCGATCGGAAGTCACCCACACTCTTGCTGAAAGGTCTGTGCTTGCGCAGATCAATAACCCGTTCATTGTTCCCTTGAAATTTTCCTTCCAATCACCGGAGAAGCTGTACTTTGTCTTGGCGTTCGTCAATGGTGGTGAGCTGTTCCACCATCTTCAACGAGAACAACGTTTCGATATCAACCGCGCGCGTTTCTACACCGCAGAGCTGCTCTGTGCCCTGGAATGTTTGCACGGATTCAAGGTGATTTATCGTGACCTCAAGCCTGAAAACATCCTTCTTGACTACAGCGGACACATCGCTCTTTGCGACTTTGGTCTTTGCAAATTGGACatgaaggatgaggataGAACGAACA CCTTCTGCGGAACCCCCGAGTACCTTGCTCCGGAACTCCTCGTTGGTAACGGCTACACCAAGACCGTCGACTGGTGGACGCTGGGTGTCCTCCTCTACGAAATGCTGACTGGTCTGCCGCCCTTTTACGACGAAAACACAAATACAATGTACAGAAAGATCCTTCAAGAgcctctctcattccctggTCCTGAAGTGGTTCCTCCTGCTGCTCGGGATCTGCTCACTCGCCTTCTCGACCGCAATCCTCAGAACCGTCTGGGTGCAAATGGTGCTGCGGAGATCAAATCTCACCACTTTTTTGCTAATATCGACTGGCGCAAGCTGCTGCAGAGGAAGTACGAGCCAAGCTTCCGCCCCAATGTG GTCGATGCCCGTGATACCGCCAACTTTGACCGCGAGTTTACCCAGGAAGCCCCGCAAGACTCCTATGTCGATGGCCCCGTTCTTTCTCAGACTATGCAGCAACAGTTCGAAGGCTGGTCTTACAACCGCCCGGTTGCCGGTCTCGGAGACGCCGGTGGCAGCGTCAAGGACCCGTCATTCGGAAGCATCCCAGAGTAA
- the adaB gene encoding chromatin-binding transcription regulator ADA2 (COG:B;~EggNog:ENOG410PFFS;~InterPro:IPR041983,IPR017884,IPR043145,IPR016827, IPR009057,IPR007526,IPR001005,IPR000433;~PFAM:PF00249,PF00569,PF04433;~go_function: GO:0003713 - transcription coactivator activity [Evidence IEA];~go_function: GO:0005515 - protein binding [Evidence IEA];~go_function: GO:0008270 - zinc ion binding [Evidence IEA];~go_process: GO:0006357 - regulation of transcription by RNA polymerase II [Evidence IEA];~go_process: GO:0035065 - regulation of histone acetylation [Evidence IEA]) has translation MGVIRKKTASRGTEAGTKYHCDICTVDVTSTVRISCAHPACPEYDLCVPCFAAGEKSKNHDPSTHPYQVIEQNSVPIFDEEWGADEELLLLEGAEIYGLGSWADIADHIGSFRTKDEVRDHYINNYVDSPHFPLPANADPDDTTLPDSISKEEFQARKKRRIEERKENAKSAVPTTPKQKPTASVPACHEVQGYMPGRLEFETEFVNDAEEAVQHMSFEPGAGILPNGENDAEMELKMTVVDIYNSRLTARTERKKILFEHNLLDYRKNTALEKKRTKEERDLLNKAKPFARMMNRDDFEELNKGLEYEHNLRLAISQLQEWRQMGITDLKSGEKYETEKQQRLQRLMPQGSFDRFASTRPTKQAQQPEHPTAASALTTPELPLRLQKAAAPPQTPSKQQSQPDQQQQQQSTNEPLNDFDRAFAANGDTGTPQSQSQQGQQPQQPPPKTKFVIQPLTGVTPWKLETEGAPDLHLLTKEEIEVCNVLHIQPKPYLVVKETLLKEAMKQGGGLKRKDAKAACKIDTTKTSRVYDFMVHSGWINKA, from the exons ATGGGCGTAATACGGAAGAAGACCGCCTCGCGCGGTACCGAGGCTGGCACCAAGTATCACTGTGATATTTGTACGGTGGATGTGACATCTACT GTTCGCATCTCATGCGCACACCCCGCCTGTCCCGAATACGACCTCTGCGTTCCCTGCTTCGCGGCAGGTGAAAAGTCCAAGAACCATGACCCGAGCACGCATCCCTACCAAGTAATCGAACAGAACTCCGTTCCAATTTTCGACGAGGAATGGGGCGCAGACGAGGAATTGCTCCTGTTGGAGGGCGCGGAGATCTACGGTCTAGGCTCTTGGGCAGACATCGCGGACCACATTGGAAGCTTTCGCACCAAGGATGAAGTGCGAGACCACTACATCAACAACTACGTGGACAGTCCGCACTTCCCATTACCCGCGAATGCGGATCCAGATGACACGACTCTGCCCGATTCCATCTCGAAAGAGGAGTTCCAGGCGCGCAAGAAGCGGCGAATCGAGGAGCGCAAGGAGAATGCCAAGTCAGCGGTTCCTACGACACCTAAACAGAAGCCGACAGCAAGTGTGCCGGCTTGTCACGAAGTGCAGGGATACATGCCTGGGCGATTGGAGTTCGAGACGGAGTTCGTGAACGATGCGGAAGAAGCGGTGCAGCACATGTCGTTCGAACCCGGGGCAGGCATCCTGCCAAACGGCGAGAACGACGCAGAAATGGAACTGAAAATGACCGTGGTCGACATCTACAACTCGCGCCTCACAGCCCGAACAGAGCGCAAGAAGATCCTCTTCGAGCACAACCTCCTCGATTACCGCAAAAACACCGCTCTAGAAAAGAAACGCACGAAAGAAGAACGCGACCTCCTCAACAAAGCCAAACCTTTCGCGCGAATGATGAACCGCGACGACTTCGAAGAACTCAATAAGGGCCTCGAATACGAACACAACCTCCGCCTTGCTATCTCCCAACTCCAAGAATGGCGTCAAATGGGCATAACGGATCTCAAAAGCGGCGAGAAATACGAAACAGAAAAACAACAGCGGTTACAGCGCCTCATGCCCCAAGGCTCCTTCGATCGCTTCGCCAGCACCCGTCCAACAAAACAGGCCCAACAACCCGAACACCCGACCGCAGCTAGCGCGCTCACAACACCAGAACTACCCCTCCGACTCCAGAAAGCGGCTGCCCCTCCCCAAACCCCAAGCAAACAGCAATCACAACCagaccagcaacaacagcaacaatcaACCAACGAACCCCTGAACGACTTTGACCGCGCCTTCGCTGCCAACGGCGACACGGGCACGCCCCAgtcccaatcccaacaagggcAACAACCTCAACAACCACCCCCGAAGACCAAATTTGTCATCCAACCCCTAACAGGCGTGACACCATGGAAACTCGAAACTGAGGGCGCGCCAGATCTTCACCTCCTAACCAAAGAAGAGATAGAAGTTTGCAACGTCCTGCATATCCAGCCAAAGCCGTACCTGGTTGTTAAGGAGACGTTGTTGAAGGAGGCGATGAAGCAGGGTGGGGGCTTGAAGAGGAAGGATGCGAAGGCTGCTTGTAAG ATCGATACGACTAAAACGAGTCGGGTATACGATTTTATGGTGCACAGTGGGTGGATCAATAAGGCATAG
- a CDS encoding mannitol-1-phosphate 5-dehydrogenase (COG:C;~EggNog:ENOG410PKMJ;~InterPro:IPR013118,IPR036291,IPR023028,IPR000669, IPR013131,IPR008927,IPR013328;~PFAM:PF01232,PF08125;~go_function: GO:0003824 - catalytic activity [Evidence IEA];~go_function: GO:0008926 - mannitol-1-phosphate 5-dehydrogenase activity [Evidence IEA];~go_function: GO:0016491 - oxidoreductase activity [Evidence IEA];~go_process: GO:0019594 - mannitol metabolic process [Evidence IEA];~go_process: GO:0055114 - oxidation-reduction process [Evidence IEA]) codes for MGKKAIQFGGGNIGRGFVAAFLHDAGYEVVIIDVMDNVINSLQNTPSYQVTEVSEKGEETKTVSNYRAINSKTHESDVVKEVATADVVTCAVGPNVLKFIAPVIAKGIDARTESKPVAVIACENAIGATDTLHGYIKEHTDDSRVKSLGERAQFANSAIDRIVPNQPADSGLNVRIEKFYEWVVEKGPFGSVGHPDIPAIHWVDNLEPYIERKLYTVNTGHATTAYYGYQSGKKMIADSLADDKIRGIVHNVLAETAALIVDKHGIPEQEQKQYVDTIIGRISNPYLEDQVVRVGRAPVRKLSRKERFIGPAAQLAERGKKFDALLGSIEMALRFQNVEGDDESAQLAKILKEKSAADATSQLTELDKNHPLYAPVLKLVEKVQQDSK; via the coding sequence ATGGGAAAGAAGGCTATCCAGTTCGGTGGTGGCAACATCGGCCGTGGCTTCGTGGCTGCCTTCCTCCACGACGCTGGCTACGAGGTCGTCATCATCGATGTCATGGACAATGTCATCAACTCTCTTCAAAACACCCCCTCCTACCAGGTCACGGAGGTCAGCGAGAAGGGTGAAGAAACCAAGACTGTCTCTAACTACCGTGCCATCAACTCCAAGACCCACGAGAGTGATGTCGTCAAAGAGGTCGCAACTGCAGATGTCGTTACCTGTGCCGTTGGCCCCAACGTGCTCAAGTTCATCGCTCCCGTCATCGCCAAGGGTATTGACGCGCGTACTGAGTCCAAGCCCGTGGCTGTGATTGCTTGTGAGAACGCTATTGGTGCCACCGACACTCTGCATGGCTACATCAAAGAGCACACCGATGACTCTCGCGTCAAGTCTCTCGGCGAGCGTGCCCAGTTTGCCAACTCCGCCATTGACCGTATCGTCCCCAACCAACCGGCCGACAGTGGTCTCAATGTCCGTATCGAGAAGTTCTACGAATGGGTCGTCGAGAAGGGCCCCTTTGGCTCCGTTGGCCACCCCGATATCCCTGCCATTCACTGGGTCGACAACCTTGAGCCCTACATCGAACGCAAGCTCTACACCGTCAACACGGGTCACGCAACCACTGCCTACTATGGCTACCAGAGCGGTAAGAAGATGATTGCCGACTCCCTGGCCGACGACAAGATCCGTGGTATCGTCCACAACGTCCTCGCGGAAACGGCTGCTCTCATAGTCGACAAGCACGGCATTCCCGAACAGGAGCAGAAGCAGTACGTCGACACCATTATTGGCCGTATCTCCAACCCGTACCTTGAGGACCAGGTCGTGCGTGTGGGTCGTGCTCCCGTTCGCAAGTTGTCTCGCAAGGAGCGTTTCATCGgaccggctgctcagctggCGGAGCGTGGCAAGAAGTTCGATGCCTTGTTGGGCTCCATCGAAATGGCTCTTCGCTTCCAGAACGTTGAAGGAGACGATGAGAGTGCCCAGCTGGCCAAGATTCTCAAAGAGAAGTCTGCCGCAGATGCTACTAGCCAGCTTACCGAACTTGACAAGAATCACCCTCTGTATGCGCCTGTCCTCAAGCTGGTGGAGAAGGTGCAGCAAGACTCCAAGTAG
- a CDS encoding uncharacterized protein (COG:S;~EggNog:ENOG410PQ0G;~InterPro:IPR009571;~PFAM:PF06687;~TransMembrane:4 (i20-42o140-163i175-198o218-242i);~go_component: GO:0005886 - plasma membrane [Evidence IEA]) has protein sequence MLSEAVYNEYNAPSKMPNWIRLLPTIGAFISFILSLLCLFSGTRMNFLTGNDIFKLYTPIGNGTGLQDFYAIYPMSYCGGFLGDGMNMSGCSGYDILFTFNATQVLLEDSGNNASLEELGWPTAISDDFEAFSATKQSMGVFYCIAAGIAAVAVLIRFGLLIARRTKQMIFELPILFLGFVSLSVASVIATVIALQFVNLVNSHGRESRVTAEYGQQFLGMTWAATGLLLAGSIVNFVFVLFDRRPETGYVQPIEHDEHDGPDETHEPKGMED, from the exons ATGCTTAGTGAAGCGGTATACAACGAATACAACGCTCCATCCAAGATGCCCAACTGGATCAGACTACTTCCAACGATAGGGGCATTTATCTCCTTTATCCTTAGTTTACTATGTCTCTTTTCGGGGACCAGGATGAATTTCCTTACGGGGAATGATATCTTTAAG CTTTACACACCCATCGGCAATGGCACCGGTCTTCAAGACTTCTATGCGATTTATCCCATGTCTTACTGTGGAGGATTTTTAGGGGACGGGATGAACATGTCCGGTTGCTCGGGCTACGATATCCTCTTCACATTCAACGCGACGCAAGTATTACTAGAAGATTCGGGAAACAACGCATCATTGGAAGAACTCGGATGGCCGACAGCCATCAGCGATGACTTCGAAGCGTTTTCAGCAACCAAGCAGAGCATGGGGGTGTTCTACTGTATCGCGGCAGGCATTGCGGCGGTTGCGGTATTAATCCGATTCGGGCTGCTGATTGCCCGACGGACCAAACAGATGATATTCGAACTCCCGATATTATTC CTTGGCTTCGTCAGTCTCAGCGTTGCTTCGGTTATCGCAACCGTCATTGCGCTCCAATTCGTCAACCTGGTCAACTCGCATGGCCGCGAGTCCCGAGTCACCGCGGAATATGGCCAGCAGTTTCTGGGCATGACTTGGGCAGCTACAGGACTATTGCTTGCTGGAAGCATCGTGAATTTCGTCTTTGTGTTGTTTGATCGACGGCCGGAAACTGGATACGTTCAGCCTATTGAGCACGACGAACACGACGGGCCGGATGAGACGCACGAGCCGAAGGGAATGGAAGATTAG
- a CDS encoding putative MFS phosphate transporter (COG:P;~EggNog:ENOG410PHDT;~InterPro:IPR020846,IPR005828,IPR036259;~TransMembrane:11 (o143-162i169-187o193-211i255-272o284-302i339-359o382-403i415-435o447-471i483-501o507-525i);~go_component: GO:0016021 - integral component of membrane [Evidence IEA];~go_function: GO:0022857 - transmembrane transporter activity [Evidence IEA];~go_process: GO:0055085 - transmembrane transport [Evidence IEA]), with product MTDFGLRAPHGPDMSGTHQPLEDMDINEKGAFDALIRPDDCYTPEGTYWADLPLLQKIRFVGSYDAKESKRELGNIWQMFKNDPLSPMSYYFRNMVLPGAGLGLEGYVLFSIGNIKPLFESVFSNCWDTHEVCNKQWISAVEYLEIVGIIVGQILVGFLGDWLGRRWGLIQDAAIMFIGLLMLTAAWGLTLNGWVICYAWSLFFYGIGVGGEYPMTATSGMENAVGSGKISTKEDRLHRGRKVTSAFLMQGWGQFFNQVILIILLLCFHHGSGNPPYSTVAAQWTYRVSFAIPAVGTLWLVYHRAYHMKAASKQLAAAKKNSSVTGYDRQSLALTFKYFGFRIVATAGAWFANDVFFYGNKLFQDEFISVISPGSDSIMPTWLWNLCNVGVSLAGYYLASFLIDNKLYGRKWMQMIGFLMCFILFIVPAFHYQYYTSPEHIKEFQTMYFLSSFFNQFGPNSVTFLVAAEVFPTPIRATAHGMSAAAGKLGALLASVLYNYIDTQTKFYVVPWFGLGGMLLTFLFLPDTTGLDLKEQERRWNYLRAGRENEYHGPAVHSKHLSLWERLRGVGKYYDAEADYKQKVEEYRAEWEAAMAQRMSEKTPGEEFAVDTDETLFEGHVHSYFHRTSPMFRPMEQTGPNKTDNFALPPAAQEGDSVDSYEEK from the exons ATGACGGACTTTGGTCTTCGTGCGCCTCATGGCCCCGACATGTCGGGGACCCATCAGCCCCTCGAGGACATGGATATCAACGAGAAGGGTGCTTTTGATGCCTTGATTCGTCCCGATGATTGTTACACTCCCGAAGGTACCTACTGGGCGGACCTCCCGTTGCTCCAGAAAATCCGCTTTGTGGGCTCTTACGATGCGAAGGAGTCCAAGCGCGAATTGGGAAATATATGGCAAATGTTCAAGAATGACCCGCTGTCGCCCATGTCATATTATTTCCGGAATATGGTTCTCCCCGGTGCTGGTCTGGGTCTAGAAGG TTACGTGCTGTTTTCGATCGGAAACATCAAGCCTCTTTTCGAAAGTGTCTTCAGTAACTGCTGGGATACCCATGAGGTTTGCAATAAGCAGTGGATCAGCGCCGTGGAGTACCTGGAAATCGTTGGTATCATTGTTGGTCAGATCCTAGTGGGCTTTCTGGGTGACTG GCTGGGCCGTCGCTGGGGTCTCATTCAAGATGCGGCCATCATGTTTATCGGTTTGCTCATGCTTACGGCCGCTTGGGGTCTCACCCTCAATGGCTGGGTGATTTGCTATGCCTGGTCCTTGTTCTTTTACGGcattggtgttggtggtgaaTATCCCATGACTGCCACCAGTGGCATGGAAAATGCTGTTGGCTCCGGAAAGATTTCGACCAAGGAAGACCGTCTGCACCGTGGACGTAAAGTCACCAGCGCATTCTTGATGCAGGGTTGGGGTCAGTTCTTTAACCAggtcatcctcatcatcctgctCCTTTGCTTCCACCACGGTTCCGGTAACCCTCCGTATTCCACTGTTGCCGCTCAATGGACCTACCGTGTGTCATTCGCCATTCCTGCTGTCGGTACGCTCTGGCTGGTCTACCACCGTGCCTACCACATGAAAGCCGCCAGCAAGCAGCTGGCAGCAGCCAAGAAGAACTCTTCCGTTACGGGTTATGACCGCCAATCTCTTGCCTTGACCTTCAAGTACTTCGGTTTCCGTATTGTCGCTACCGCGGGTGCGTGGTTCGCCAACGATGTCTTCTTCTACGGCAACAAGTTGTTCCAAGATGAATTCATCAGCGTTATCAGCCCCGGATCCGACTCGATTATGCCAACCTGGTTGTGGAACTTGTGCAACGTCGGTGTCTCGCTGGCTGGTTACTACTTGGCCTCTTTCCTCATTGACAACAAGCTCTATGGTCGCAAATGGATGCAGATGATCGGTTTCCTGATGTGCTTCATCCTTTTCATCGTCCCGGCTTTCCACTACCAGTACTACACCTCCCCGGAGCATATCAAGGAGTTCCAGACCATGTACTTCTTGAGTTCCTTCTTCAACCAGTTCGGCCCCAACTCCGTCACTTTCCTCGTCGCTGCTGAAGTGTTTCCTACCCCGATCCGTGCGACCGCCCACGGTATGTCCGCTGCTGCAGGAAAGCTTGGTGCTCTCTTGGCTTCCGTTCTGTACAACTACATCGACACGCAAACCAAGTTCTACGTGGTTCCGTGGTTTGGTCTGGGTGGCATGCTCTTGACTTTCCTTTTCCTGCCCGACACCACCGGTCTTGATTTGAAGGAGCAGGAGCGTCGCTGGAACTACCTCCGCGCCGGTCGTGAGAATGAGTACCATGGTCCCGCTGTTCACTCGAAGCATTTGTCTCTCTGGGAACGCCTGCGCGGTGTTGGAAAGTACTACGATGCCGAAGCAGACTACAAGCAGAAGGTTGAGGAATACCGTGCGGAGTGGGAAGCTGCGATGGCCCAGAGGATGTCCGAGAAGACCCCCGGCGAGGAGTTCGCTGTGGATACCGACGAGACTCTCTTTGAAGGTCATGTTCACTCTTACTTCCACCGGACTAGTCCTATGTTCCGCCCGATGGAACAGACCGGTCCGAACAAGACCGATAACTTTGCCCTTCCTCCGGCCGCTCAGGAAGGTGACTCGGTGGACTCCTATGAAGAAAAGTGA